One window of the Nocardia huaxiensis genome contains the following:
- a CDS encoding GNAT family N-acetyltransferase yields MTTSDLMTDWEGRVVDGIRLRRAREDDWDALRDCYDRAFGGVRAADFEAWKRQFLLSDVVVAEDVSEPDAPFVVGTVAVVRMSVSVPGGGQLKVAACAQGMVATTHQKRGLYAKLQAETMYIAVESGAEVFAAMPGPGASYSYVGVAGHTRRLRIDRRRAKLGAAVAESLPAGRTGRAAQTAGSNGLPTAREMRPGAARELLREIYDRWQRATPGALSRGEHYWPATYDDSSCVIVHPDGYVLYDLVGDTVLVRDFCAVTLAAHRELLRCLLGHGEYAEILMETALDDPTPLLLEDPRGAATTAVDPGVWMWILAAAKAFQVRSYRADFHGVIEIVDPYGLTPGLFTLDVTVGQGSWEPAPDTARADLRIGPMELASAYFGAYTPQELHRAGRLEEITPGVVRALDAALAPAQRPFNITPF; encoded by the coding sequence ATGACGACTTCCGATCTGATGACGGACTGGGAGGGGCGGGTGGTGGACGGCATCCGCCTGCGCCGGGCGCGCGAGGACGACTGGGATGCCCTGCGCGACTGCTATGACCGTGCTTTCGGTGGCGTGCGGGCGGCCGACTTCGAGGCTTGGAAGCGGCAGTTCCTGCTTTCGGATGTCGTAGTGGCCGAGGACGTCTCGGAGCCCGATGCGCCCTTCGTGGTCGGCACGGTGGCAGTCGTGCGCATGTCCGTGTCGGTCCCCGGCGGCGGGCAGCTGAAGGTCGCCGCCTGTGCGCAGGGGATGGTGGCCACCACCCACCAGAAGCGCGGCCTCTACGCCAAACTGCAGGCCGAAACCATGTACATCGCGGTGGAATCCGGCGCGGAGGTCTTCGCCGCCATGCCCGGCCCCGGTGCCAGTTACAGCTATGTCGGCGTCGCGGGCCACACCCGGCGACTGCGCATCGACCGGCGGCGAGCGAAACTCGGTGCGGCAGTAGCGGAATCGCTTCCAGCGGGGAGGACGGGGCGCGCGGCGCAGACGGCCGGCTCGAACGGGCTGCCGACGGCGCGGGAGATGCGGCCGGGTGCGGCGCGGGAGCTGCTGCGCGAGATCTACGACCGGTGGCAGCGCGCGACGCCCGGGGCGCTGAGCCGGGGCGAGCACTACTGGCCCGCGACCTATGACGACAGCTCCTGCGTCATCGTTCACCCGGATGGGTACGTGCTCTACGACCTGGTCGGCGACACCGTGCTGGTGCGCGATTTCTGCGCGGTCACCCTGGCGGCGCACCGGGAGTTGTTGCGCTGCTTGCTCGGTCACGGCGAGTACGCCGAGATTCTCATGGAGACCGCACTGGACGATCCCACCCCGCTGCTGCTGGAGGATCCGCGCGGAGCGGCGACCACTGCGGTCGATCCAGGGGTGTGGATGTGGATTCTTGCTGCGGCGAAGGCTTTTCAGGTGCGGTCCTATCGCGCCGACTTCCACGGCGTGATCGAGATCGTCGACCCCTACGGTCTGACGCCGGGCCTGTTCACCCTCGATGTCACTGTGGGACAGGGCAGTTGGGAACCCGCTCCGGACACCGCGCGAGCCGACCTGCGGATCGGGCCGATGGAGCTGGCGAGCGCCTATTTCGGCGCGTACACCCCGCAGGAACTGCATCGCGCCGGGCGGCTCGAGGAAATCACCCCCGGTGTCGTGCGGGCCCTCGACGCCGCACTGGCCCCGGCTCAGCGGCCCTTCAACATCACTCCCTTCTGA
- a CDS encoding DegT/DnrJ/EryC1/StrS family aminotransferase, producing the protein MLAIHGGPPVRRAASWPRWPQYDESTERELLAALRSERWSVSWYAPDGGKSRERLFGEAFARYHDAAYGVSVDHGSSALVIALEALGVGPGDEVIVPAVTWVAPATAVLRVGATPVLVDVDPESGCLTGESIRDGLSARTRAVIAVHLACTTVDLDDVPAATLATGLPLIEDCSQAHGARWAGRAVGTFGNAGVFSLGAAKTLAGGEGGAVITDRQHLYQRMLQLRADSRGYTPGVPGVGEYELVERGEIMGANYCMSELTAAVLLDQLPRLDAQNELREQRAKELEAGLADIPGLAPVPVPAPVDRRAIYEYGIRVCPGAFGAAPVEAVAAALTAELGTRVYPPRDPLHRSILLRPRTKPRFARLPDATWDRMTGRDFPGADHYRDHTLLLHHSVLLGDTADIDGILTALDKVRTRSDALSAASGCSLTKGARP; encoded by the coding sequence ATGCTGGCCATTCATGGCGGCCCACCGGTCCGCCGCGCCGCGTCCTGGCCGCGCTGGCCGCAGTACGACGAGAGCACCGAGCGAGAACTGCTCGCCGCCTTGCGCTCCGAGCGCTGGTCGGTCAGCTGGTACGCCCCCGACGGCGGCAAATCCCGGGAGCGGCTGTTCGGTGAGGCGTTCGCGCGCTACCACGACGCGGCCTACGGGGTGAGCGTCGACCACGGCTCGAGTGCACTGGTGATCGCTTTGGAAGCACTGGGCGTGGGCCCCGGCGACGAGGTGATCGTTCCGGCTGTCACCTGGGTGGCTCCGGCCACGGCGGTGCTGCGCGTGGGTGCGACACCGGTGCTGGTGGATGTGGATCCCGAATCCGGCTGCCTCACCGGCGAATCCATTCGCGACGGGCTCTCGGCGCGGACGCGGGCCGTGATCGCGGTCCATCTCGCCTGCACCACCGTCGATCTCGACGATGTCCCGGCGGCCACCCTCGCCACGGGGCTGCCGCTGATCGAGGACTGCTCACAGGCGCACGGCGCGCGCTGGGCGGGCCGTGCGGTCGGCACCTTCGGCAATGCGGGCGTGTTCAGCCTCGGCGCGGCCAAAACCCTGGCGGGCGGCGAGGGTGGCGCGGTGATCACCGACCGGCAGCACCTTTATCAGCGAATGCTTCAGCTGCGCGCGGATTCTCGCGGCTACACGCCGGGCGTACCCGGGGTCGGCGAGTACGAGCTGGTCGAACGCGGTGAGATCATGGGCGCGAACTACTGCATGTCGGAACTGACAGCGGCGGTGTTGCTGGATCAGCTGCCCCGGCTCGACGCCCAGAACGAACTGCGGGAGCAGCGCGCCAAGGAACTCGAGGCCGGGCTCGCGGACATCCCCGGGCTCGCGCCCGTGCCCGTGCCCGCGCCGGTCGATCGACGGGCCATCTACGAGTACGGAATCCGTGTGTGTCCCGGCGCTTTCGGCGCCGCGCCGGTCGAGGCGGTTGCCGCCGCACTGACCGCCGAGCTGGGTACCCGCGTCTATCCGCCGCGAGATCCGTTGCACCGCAGCATCCTGCTGCGCCCCCGGACGAAGCCGCGTTTCGCGCGCCTGCCCGATGCCACGTGGGATCGCATGACCGGCCGGGATTTCCCCGGGGCAGACCACTACCGGGATCACACCCTGCTCCTGCACCACAGCGTCCTGCTGGGCGATACGGCCGACATCGACGGCATCCTCACCGCGCTCGACAAGGTCCGTACCCGCTCCGACGCCCTGTCCGCCGCCTCCGGCTGCTCGCTCACGAAAGGCGCTCGCCCATGA
- a CDS encoding alpha/beta fold hydrolase: MPFVTRGGVRIHYSDSGGSGPPIVLAHTLFLDQGMFEPQVAEFGRKYRIILIDSRGHGPSEDDGTPFSYWDLARDAWAVVDALGLDRVTVGGVSHGAATAVRMALLAQSRVDGLILVGSGANALTAERRAGYREVITAWTDGEPFGPVARTVSSLIIGNDVAQVRPWRDRWLAGDRTRLRGAGECAVNRDAVLELLEAVRCPVLVIRGTGDHDTDAGESAELAAAFGVPVHAIDGAAMTPNLTHPREFNALLRSFLARDSLNRPGPGRSAR, translated from the coding sequence ATGCCGTTTGTTACGCGCGGGGGCGTACGGATCCACTACAGCGACAGTGGGGGGAGCGGGCCGCCGATCGTGCTGGCGCACACGCTGTTTCTGGATCAGGGGATGTTCGAGCCGCAGGTGGCGGAGTTCGGGCGCAAGTATCGGATCATCCTGATCGATTCGCGCGGGCACGGGCCGAGCGAGGACGACGGAACGCCGTTCAGCTATTGGGATCTGGCGCGGGACGCGTGGGCCGTGGTGGATGCCCTCGGCCTGGATCGGGTGACGGTGGGCGGGGTTTCGCACGGGGCGGCCACCGCGGTGCGCATGGCGCTGCTGGCGCAGTCGCGGGTGGACGGGCTGATCCTGGTCGGGTCGGGGGCGAACGCGTTGACCGCGGAGCGGCGGGCCGGATATCGGGAGGTGATCACGGCCTGGACGGACGGGGAGCCGTTCGGGCCGGTGGCGCGCACGGTGTCGTCGCTGATCATCGGAAACGATGTGGCGCAGGTGCGGCCGTGGCGGGACAGGTGGCTGGCCGGTGATCGCACGCGCCTGCGCGGGGCGGGGGAGTGCGCGGTCAATCGGGATGCGGTGCTCGAGCTGCTCGAGGCCGTGCGCTGCCCGGTGCTCGTGATCCGGGGCACGGGCGACCACGACACCGATGCCGGTGAGTCCGCCGAGCTGGCAGCGGCTTTCGGGGTGCCGGTGCACGCGATCGACGGTGCGGCCATGACGCCGAATCTGACGCATCCGCGCGAATTCAACGCGCTGCTGCGATCATTCCTGGCGCGGGACTCCCTCAACCGACCGGGGCCTGGTCGGTCAGCCCGATGA
- a CDS encoding amidohydrolase gives MRVSRRGFLTGASLAATAAMAGCSPGGSSNGKADYIFRGGSVLPVAGGAPEVEALAVAGGRILAVGSEADVLGLRGSATRTVDLAGRTLLPAFVEAHSHPSQIASALAPPAVDVRPFTVPTGAQVWSALADTVATTPKGTPILLYGIDILLQPGLELPTRQQLDQRAPDNPVVIVANSGHAAYANSAALRQAGITADTPDPTGGKYGRDADGQLTGEAAETPAILALVAPYEKVLAPKMADNMRWAYGQLAQAGIATCSEHTYSATLAELYETISGEADCKLRVRGYEIGTPELASKAQHLGGGYSGGDQLFAQIGMKLWADGSPWQGNIDTTFPYLTDETTARMGLGPDHHGGMNYTPEQFDRLAQAFIAQRWQLSTHVHGDAAIDSVLDAYERALAASPIADARLRLEHVGAMRPDQFARAARMGVTTSLFIEHVYYWGDVLVDELFGPEYGGHWMSAKAALDAGVRISFHNDGTVTPPDPIGNIATAVTRTARGSGQVLAPEQRIGVDEALRAQTIDAAWQLHLDRDTGSLEQGKFADLVVLSGNPRSTPPEQLRELKVEATYLMGRQTFGEPLA, from the coding sequence ATGCGGGTGAGCAGGCGTGGTTTTCTGACTGGAGCATCCCTCGCGGCGACGGCAGCCATGGCGGGCTGCTCGCCGGGCGGATCCTCGAACGGCAAGGCGGACTACATCTTCCGGGGCGGATCGGTGCTGCCGGTGGCCGGTGGCGCTCCGGAGGTGGAGGCGCTGGCGGTGGCCGGCGGGCGGATTCTGGCGGTCGGGTCGGAGGCGGATGTGCTCGGATTGCGCGGATCCGCCACGAGGACAGTGGATCTGGCTGGGAGGACGCTGCTCCCGGCCTTCGTGGAGGCGCACAGCCATCCCTCGCAGATCGCCTCGGCGCTCGCGCCGCCCGCCGTGGATGTGCGGCCGTTCACCGTGCCGACCGGGGCGCAGGTGTGGAGCGCACTCGCCGACACCGTGGCGACGACGCCTAAGGGCACGCCGATTCTGTTGTACGGCATCGATATTCTGCTGCAACCGGGGCTGGAGCTGCCGACACGGCAGCAGCTCGATCAGCGCGCACCCGACAACCCGGTGGTGATCGTGGCCAATAGCGGGCATGCGGCCTACGCCAATTCGGCTGCGCTGCGACAGGCCGGGATCACCGCCGACACCCCCGATCCCACTGGCGGAAAGTACGGGCGCGATGCCGACGGGCAGCTGACCGGCGAGGCCGCCGAAACTCCGGCCATTCTGGCCCTGGTCGCGCCGTACGAGAAGGTGCTCGCGCCCAAGATGGCCGACAATATGCGCTGGGCCTACGGGCAATTGGCGCAGGCGGGCATCGCGACCTGTAGCGAGCACACCTACTCGGCCACACTCGCCGAGCTGTACGAGACGATCTCCGGTGAGGCCGACTGCAAGCTGCGGGTGCGCGGATACGAGATCGGCACACCGGAATTGGCTTCGAAGGCACAGCATCTGGGTGGCGGCTATTCTGGCGGCGACCAGCTCTTCGCGCAGATCGGCATGAAGCTGTGGGCGGACGGCTCACCGTGGCAGGGCAATATCGACACCACCTTTCCGTACCTCACCGACGAGACCACCGCGCGCATGGGTCTCGGCCCGGACCATCACGGCGGAATGAACTACACGCCGGAGCAATTCGACAGGCTGGCACAGGCTTTCATCGCACAGCGCTGGCAGCTGTCGACGCATGTGCACGGGGACGCGGCCATCGACAGCGTGCTCGACGCGTACGAGCGCGCGCTCGCCGCCAGTCCGATCGCCGATGCGCGGCTGCGACTGGAGCACGTCGGGGCCATGCGGCCCGACCAGTTCGCTCGCGCCGCCCGGATGGGCGTCACCACCAGCCTTTTCATCGAGCACGTCTACTACTGGGGCGATGTGCTGGTCGACGAGCTGTTCGGGCCGGAGTACGGCGGGCACTGGATGTCGGCCAAGGCGGCGCTCGACGCCGGTGTGCGCATCTCCTTCCACAATGACGGCACCGTCACCCCGCCCGATCCGATCGGCAATATCGCCACCGCCGTCACCCGGACCGCCAGGGGCAGCGGGCAGGTGCTGGCTCCCGAGCAGCGCATCGGGGTCGACGAGGCCCTGCGCGCCCAAACCATCGATGCCGCTTGGCAATTGCATCTCGATCGCGACACCGGCAGTCTGGAGCAGGGCAAATTCGCCGATCTGGTGGTGCTGTCCGGCAATCCGCGCAGCACGCCACCGGAACAGTTGCGCGAGTTGAAGGTCGAGGCCACCTACCTGATGGGCCGCCAAACCTTCGGTGAACCACTGGCCTGA
- a CDS encoding condensation domain-containing protein, which yields MSDLRPGRLTAAAKKFLTWDANPAVFGITIPCPVPVAMRLEDAQRLVNALIDNHEALRSRYSYGENAGCLIEPESGGELDPARLDVRTVDIEGLEPDALVALMEEESIKNNMRLDPPAGKIVTAVLLTRSYDVSILLLTAHHIAIDGVAMWVLWDDVATYVRQWEAGEPISLPPEAITGSEWAEFLDELAPSRAGELDYWLSATDSEPNVFSREVTPESVHLDGVIDGAAAQRLLVDLPAAYEASYTRILLVTLGLAIEDVTGVARSIQVQKHGRYSRLRPGTDLARTVAWLSDDYPWLLRPVPGTLETRLRDAIATYPAHPEDFTLLCWHHPESWPRFMTFNFPKFYFNFLGDVGVWIPGAHSREQARLTMFDMSLFLGTSKPEGVEQVHYSVHSPDGGLGAERVREIVDRWREIIETVAAR from the coding sequence ATGTCAGATCTACGTCCCGGGCGGTTGACCGCCGCCGCGAAGAAATTCCTCACCTGGGATGCGAACCCGGCGGTCTTCGGCATCACCATCCCCTGCCCGGTGCCGGTGGCCATGCGGCTGGAGGATGCGCAGCGGCTGGTCAATGCCCTGATCGACAATCATGAGGCGCTGCGCAGCCGGTACAGCTACGGCGAGAACGCCGGGTGCCTCATCGAACCCGAGTCGGGCGGTGAGCTCGACCCGGCCCGCCTGGATGTGCGCACGGTCGATATCGAGGGCCTCGAACCCGATGCGCTGGTGGCGCTGATGGAAGAGGAGTCGATCAAGAACAATATGCGGCTGGATCCGCCCGCCGGGAAGATCGTGACGGCGGTGCTGCTGACCCGGTCGTACGACGTGAGCATTCTGCTGCTCACCGCTCACCACATCGCCATCGACGGGGTGGCCATGTGGGTGCTGTGGGACGACGTCGCCACCTATGTGCGGCAATGGGAAGCGGGCGAACCGATTTCGCTGCCGCCTGAAGCCATCACCGGGTCGGAGTGGGCCGAGTTCCTGGACGAGCTCGCGCCGAGCCGGGCGGGGGAGTTGGACTACTGGCTGTCCGCCACCGACAGTGAACCGAATGTGTTCAGCCGGGAGGTCACCCCGGAGTCGGTGCATCTGGACGGCGTCATCGACGGTGCGGCGGCCCAGCGGCTGCTGGTGGACCTGCCCGCCGCGTACGAGGCCAGCTACACCCGAATCCTGCTCGTCACACTGGGTTTGGCCATCGAGGACGTGACCGGGGTGGCCCGGTCCATCCAGGTGCAGAAGCACGGCCGCTACAGCCGCCTGCGGCCCGGCACCGATCTGGCGCGCACCGTGGCGTGGCTGTCCGACGACTACCCGTGGCTGCTGCGGCCGGTGCCCGGCACCCTCGAGACGCGGCTGCGCGATGCCATCGCCACCTATCCGGCGCATCCCGAGGACTTCACGCTGCTGTGCTGGCATCATCCCGAAAGCTGGCCGCGTTTCATGACTTTCAACTTCCCCAAGTTCTACTTCAACTTCCTCGGTGATGTGGGCGTGTGGATTCCGGGAGCGCATTCGCGTGAGCAGGCGCGGCTGACCATGTTCGATATGAGTCTGTTCCTGGGGACCAGCAAACCGGAAGGCGTTGAGCAGGTGCACTATTCGGTGCACTCGCCGGATGGCGGGCTGGGGGCCGAGCGGGTGCGCGAGATCGTGGACCGGTGGCGGGAGATCATCGAGACGGTGGCGGCCCGATGA
- a CDS encoding M20 metallopeptidase family protein → MTDGTIHPGLDAAATAVSPQVIAWRQHLHQYPELSNREVNTARLIADHLNSLGLDEVRTGIAGHGVVGVLRGGKPGDRVIALRADIDALPVPDQCGVPFASTVVDENYPGGPFPVSHACGHDCHTAMLMGAATVLAGVREQLPGTVLFVFQPAEEGPPVDEKGGARAMLDAGALDDPAPTMAFGFHVTPYPKGYIGYRVGNQFGASCLVKLTITGQQVHGSTPWMGIDPMPAAGAVMTGIGQLYRQISAFDPVTVTIGHVEDVGRFNIIGQTVTLWGTIRCAVENDMTEVQKRLDTLATHTAQAYNCSATVEFLQDVPAVHNSKAWLDAGLPTFQRVVGVDKVVPSIPTLGYDDVSEFVNKFGGLYVTLGVQDAELDPNGMPFPVPGGRGLFVNHNPHFYADDDTLVTGVRLHAYVAYDHLNGTLVPH, encoded by the coding sequence ATGACGGACGGCACGATCCACCCCGGTCTGGACGCTGCGGCGACCGCGGTGTCGCCGCAGGTGATCGCCTGGCGGCAGCATCTGCACCAGTATCCGGAGCTGTCGAACCGCGAGGTGAACACCGCGAGGCTGATTGCCGATCACCTGAACTCGCTCGGGCTCGACGAGGTGCGCACCGGGATCGCCGGACACGGCGTGGTCGGCGTGCTACGTGGCGGCAAACCGGGGGATCGGGTGATCGCGCTGCGCGCCGATATCGACGCGCTGCCGGTGCCGGACCAGTGCGGGGTGCCGTTCGCCTCGACCGTGGTGGACGAGAACTATCCGGGCGGGCCGTTCCCGGTCTCGCACGCCTGCGGGCACGACTGCCACACCGCCATGCTCATGGGCGCGGCCACCGTGCTGGCGGGCGTGCGCGAACAGCTGCCCGGCACAGTGCTTTTCGTATTCCAGCCCGCCGAGGAGGGGCCGCCGGTCGACGAGAAGGGCGGAGCGCGCGCCATGCTCGACGCGGGCGCGCTCGACGATCCCGCGCCGACCATGGCCTTCGGCTTCCATGTCACGCCGTATCCCAAGGGCTACATCGGGTATCGCGTCGGCAATCAGTTCGGGGCGTCCTGTCTGGTGAAGCTGACCATCACCGGTCAGCAGGTGCACGGGTCCACCCCGTGGATGGGCATCGACCCCATGCCCGCGGCCGGGGCCGTCATGACCGGCATCGGCCAGCTCTACCGCCAGATCAGCGCCTTCGACCCGGTGACGGTCACCATCGGGCATGTGGAGGATGTGGGCCGGTTCAATATCATCGGCCAGACCGTGACCCTGTGGGGCACCATCCGCTGCGCCGTCGAGAACGACATGACCGAGGTGCAGAAGCGGCTGGACACGCTCGCCACCCACACCGCGCAGGCCTACAACTGCTCGGCCACGGTCGAATTCCTCCAGGACGTGCCCGCGGTGCACAACTCGAAGGCATGGCTGGACGCGGGCCTGCCCACCTTCCAGCGGGTGGTCGGCGTCGACAAGGTGGTGCCCAGCATCCCAACCCTCGGCTACGACGACGTCTCCGAATTCGTGAACAAGTTCGGCGGACTCTACGTCACGCTCGGCGTACAGGACGCCGAACTCGACCCGAACGGCATGCCCTTCCCGGTTCCGGGCGGGCGCGGCCTGTTCGTCAACCACAACCCGCACTTCTACGCCGATGACGACACACTGGTCACCGGCGTGCGCCTGCACGCCTACGTGGCCTACGACCATTTGAACGGCACGCTGGTTCCGCACTGA
- a CDS encoding helix-turn-helix transcriptional regulator has product MADNTVGAPSDGPLRVPTLAEFIRDRRARATTAHPAGLTRKELAEATHASLGYIAKIEQGEALNPGAAILDSLATVLELDPADRTHLYHLAQQRPSAPAAPPLRTADPTLRATLDGLLPHLAAVLDDGWRIVDHNSAFDDALPGLTGTGHVLRWMFTDPRARIVVEEWEREAHLMVGRFRAYAALARDPGEVEAVLRELSEHPDFRRMWTAGHVCIGRSDPAFLLRNPRTATIFEVRVQRYRSTAPGPAHQLFIGLTDQAPVG; this is encoded by the coding sequence TTGGCAGACAACACCGTTGGCGCACCCTCCGACGGCCCGCTACGCGTCCCCACGCTGGCCGAGTTCATCCGCGACCGCCGCGCCCGCGCCACCACAGCGCACCCGGCCGGTCTCACCCGCAAGGAACTGGCCGAGGCCACCCACGCCAGCCTCGGCTATATCGCCAAGATCGAACAGGGCGAGGCGCTCAATCCCGGTGCGGCCATTCTGGATTCCCTGGCGACGGTTCTGGAGCTGGACCCGGCCGACCGCACGCACCTGTATCACCTGGCCCAGCAACGCCCTTCGGCTCCGGCCGCACCGCCGCTGCGCACCGCCGACCCCACCCTGCGCGCCACCCTGGACGGCCTGCTCCCGCACCTGGCCGCGGTCCTGGACGACGGCTGGCGAATCGTGGACCACAACAGTGCATTCGACGACGCCCTGCCCGGTCTCACCGGCACCGGCCACGTGCTGCGCTGGATGTTCACCGACCCCCGCGCCCGCATAGTGGTCGAGGAGTGGGAACGCGAGGCACATCTGATGGTCGGCCGCTTCCGCGCCTACGCCGCGCTGGCCCGCGACCCCGGCGAGGTGGAAGCGGTGCTGCGCGAGCTCAGCGAGCACCCCGACTTCCGGCGCATGTGGACGGCCGGGCACGTGTGCATCGGCCGCAGCGATCCGGCCTTTCTGCTCCGGAATCCGCGCACCGCAACGATTTTCGAGGTCCGGGTGCAGCGCTACCGCAGCACCGCCCCCGGCCCGGCGCATCAGCTGTTCATCGGGCTGACCGACCAGGCCCCGGTCGGTTGA
- a CDS encoding 2-deoxy-scyllo-inosose synthase, with protein sequence MWPEHGGLHSRAIRIGDSAFPYEFGADCAGEIADRLAELNADLLIIVTDDRVREVYADMPARLAGRTPFLLLSHPAGESMKTMTCLSRHLDAALRGGATRRSVVVSFGGGVPGNLAGLMASLLFRGVRLVHVPTTTIAAMDSVLSLKQAINSPIGKNALGTYYAPTAVYTDVRFFETLPVRELRSGLCEMAKNCLAIQPEAIDGLRAVIAGGDLAAPRALRWLLDASIAAKTAVTQGDTFERGSGLVLEYGHTTGHAIELCDHRARGAAGLSHGASIALGMLVAAHISHARGWLSDDAVSLHYELVTGLGVEPCLPAGMTVEQVLRVAADDNKRGHLETPTDALPFVLLRAPGRPAMTGDLPLVPVALPELREALEVIARRPARPANPAARQLI encoded by the coding sequence ATGTGGCCGGAACATGGGGGACTGCATTCGCGTGCCATTCGAATCGGCGACTCCGCCTTTCCCTACGAATTCGGCGCGGACTGCGCCGGGGAAATCGCGGACCGGCTCGCCGAATTGAATGCCGATCTGCTGATAATCGTGACCGACGACCGGGTGCGCGAGGTGTACGCCGATATGCCTGCGCGCCTGGCCGGGCGCACGCCGTTCCTGCTGCTGTCCCATCCCGCGGGCGAGTCCATGAAGACCATGACCTGTCTGTCCCGGCATCTGGACGCAGCGTTGCGAGGTGGCGCCACCCGGCGCTCGGTGGTGGTGTCCTTCGGCGGCGGGGTGCCGGGAAACCTGGCCGGGCTCATGGCGAGCCTGCTTTTCCGCGGCGTGCGCTTGGTGCACGTACCCACCACGACCATTGCCGCCATGGATTCGGTGCTGTCGTTGAAACAGGCGATAAACAGCCCGATCGGGAAGAACGCACTCGGCACCTATTACGCGCCGACCGCCGTGTACACCGATGTGCGATTCTTCGAAACCCTGCCGGTGCGCGAATTGCGTTCCGGCCTGTGCGAAATGGCGAAGAATTGCCTGGCGATCCAGCCGGAGGCGATCGACGGGTTGCGGGCGGTGATCGCGGGCGGCGACCTGGCCGCGCCCCGGGCGCTGCGGTGGCTGCTGGACGCCAGCATCGCGGCGAAAACGGCGGTGACGCAGGGCGACACCTTCGAACGCGGCTCGGGACTGGTACTGGAGTACGGGCACACCACCGGGCATGCCATCGAACTGTGTGATCACCGGGCGCGCGGGGCGGCCGGACTGTCGCACGGCGCGTCCATCGCACTGGGAATGCTGGTGGCCGCGCACATCTCGCACGCGCGCGGATGGCTCTCCGACGATGCCGTGAGTCTGCACTACGAGCTGGTGACCGGGCTGGGCGTGGAACCGTGCCTACCCGCCGGGATGACCGTCGAACAGGTGCTGCGGGTCGCCGCCGACGACAACAAGCGCGGCCACCTCGAAACGCCCACGGACGCCCTGCCCTTCGTGCTGCTGCGCGCACCGGGGCGACCGGCGATGACCGGTGACCTGCCGCTGGTCCCGGTCGCGCTGCCGGAGCTGCGCGAAGCGCTCGAGGTGATCGCCCGGCGTCCAGCGCGCCCGGCGAATCCCGCCGCGCGACAGCTGATCTGA